A stretch of DNA from Mycolicibacterium celeriflavum:
ATCCCGATGGAAGCGCGTGTCTACGCCGAGAAGGCCAACATCCGGTTGATCGGCCTCGACCGGCCCGGTATCGGATCGTCGACCCCGCATCGCTACGACACCGTCGTCGCGTTCGCCGACGACCTGCGCACCATCGCCGACACCCTCGGCATCGACAAGATGGTCGTCGTCGGCCTGTCCGGCGGCGGCCCGTACACGCTGGGCTGCGCCGCGGCGATGCCCGACCGGGTGGTCGCCGCCGGTGTGATCGGCGGCGTCGCCCCCACGGTCGGTTCCGACGCGATCACAGGCGGCCTGATGGGCAACCTCGGGACCCGCGTCGCGCCGCTGCTGCAGTACGCGGGAACGCCGATCGGCCTGGTCGCATCGGCACTCATCCGGTTCATCAAGCCGGTCGCCTCCCCGGCTGCCGACCTGTACGGCCGGGTCTCCCCGGAGGGCGACCGCCGACTGCTGGCCCGCCCGGAGATCAAGGCGATGTTCCTCGACGACCTGCTCAATGGCAGCCGTAAACAACTGGCCGCGCCGTTCTCCGACATCGTGGTGTTCGCCCGCGACTGGGGTTTCCGGCTCGACGAGATCAAGGTGCCGGTGCGCTGGTGGCACGGCGACGCCGACCACATCGTCCCGTACGCGCACGGGCAGCACGTGGTGTCCAGGCTCGCCGACGCCGAGCTGTACCCGATGCCCGGCGAAAGCCACCTCGCGGGACTGGGCCGCGCCGAGGAGATCCTGCAGACGATGATGAAGGTCTGGGACGAGTACGCCGCCGACGAACGGTCCTAGGACGCCGATCGGGCGCAGGTAGTCGTGGCGCCTACGCTCCGCGGTTCAGCCAGCCGGTCACCGTGGCCAAGTCGCGGGTGTAGGCCATCAGGACGTCGTCGTGATACAGCGCTCCGCCGCTGATCCCGTCGGGTCCCTGCCAGATCACGTGTATTCGCACCGGAGGTCGGGTGTAGTAGTCGGCGCGGTCGGCGTCTCGGCGGTCCCATCCGGCCTCTACGGCGCGTTGGGACATCTCGTCGCGCGCGGTTGCCGTCATCGTGCTCCTCCTGTGTTTCACGGACACGGTATCGGAACGGCGGACCAAGTCCGCACGCGCGGCGCTACGACGCCATCGGCGCGAAGGTGACGACGAGCACGTCGCGACGCGCCGGTTTCGCCGCGTCCAGCGGCCGGATCGGCGTCACGCCGTGCAACGTACGCCGGTCGTCACCGAGCAACAGTGTGCCCGGTTCGCTCAGCGTGGTCGACAGCAGATGGCGGCCGTCGGCGGAAAACACCGAACTCTCGCCGCCCACCGCGTTGTCGCGCCCGATCAGCAGCGAGGTGACCAGGGTGACACCGTCGCGGTGCAGCCCTTCCGGGGTGGGATCGCCACCGTCTGATGTCGAGGCCAGAACACGGAACGGGGTGACCTTCACACTCCAGCGGGGTAGGTCGTCCAGCATCGTGGCCACCTGGCCCAGCAGCCGCAGAAACCGTTGCAGCAGTGGCTCTTCGACGAATGCGTCGGTCAGCGGCTCGAAGTGGCGGCTACGGTCGACATAGAGCGGGTTGGATGCCTGCGGCTGTACGAACGCGTCGTGCGGCATGGGGTCGATGGCGGCGTCGGCGGGGACGAACGCGAAATGTCCGTAGCGGCGTAGGCGCCGGGTGCCCAACTCTGCGGCGTAGGGATCGTCGGCCAGGGCGTCCCAGTGCCGGCCGAACCGCTGCCAGGCGTTCCGGTCGGCGCCGAGGCCCGCATCGAGTTCGGCCGCGGTCATCAGATATGCCCCGTCGGCGATCAATCGGTGCTGCGCCAGTGTCATCTCGCCGCCGGAATACCCGCGTGTACGCGGATTGAACGCGGCGAGGGCTCAGCTCAGCGCCCGGCGCAGCATGTGCATCGCGACGGTGGTGGACCGCTCGCGGATGTCAGCGCGGTTGCCGGGCAGCCGCAGCGTCCTGGTGACCGCGGGGCCGTCGGCCAGCTTGACACTGAAACACACCGTGCCCACCGGCTTTTCGGCTGTCCCGCCGCCCGGACCGGCGACGCCGGTGATCGCGACGGCGGTGTCCACGCCGAACCTGCTCAACGCGCCGTCGGCCATCGCCTCGGCGACGGGCTCGGAGACCGCGCCGTGCGT
This window harbors:
- a CDS encoding alpha/beta fold hydrolase, producing MVVAIARPKLEGNVAVGDDRRIGFAEFGAPQGRAIFWLHGTPGARRQIPMEARVYAEKANIRLIGLDRPGIGSSTPHRYDTVVAFADDLRTIADTLGIDKMVVVGLSGGGPYTLGCAAAMPDRVVAAGVIGGVAPTVGSDAITGGLMGNLGTRVAPLLQYAGTPIGLVASALIRFIKPVASPAADLYGRVSPEGDRRLLARPEIKAMFLDDLLNGSRKQLAAPFSDIVVFARDWGFRLDEIKVPVRWWHGDADHIVPYAHGQHVVSRLADAELYPMPGESHLAGLGRAEEILQTMMKVWDEYAADERS
- a CDS encoding 2OG-Fe dioxygenase family protein, translated to MTLAQHRLIADGAYLMTAAELDAGLGADRNAWQRFGRHWDALADDPYAAELGTRRLRRYGHFAFVPADAAIDPMPHDAFVQPQASNPLYVDRSRHFEPLTDAFVEEPLLQRFLRLLGQVATMLDDLPRWSVKVTPFRVLASTSDGGDPTPEGLHRDGVTLVTSLLIGRDNAVGGESSVFSADGRHLLSTTLSEPGTLLLGDDRRTLHGVTPIRPLDAAKPARRDVLVVTFAPMAS